A genomic stretch from Hermetia illucens chromosome 7, iHerIll2.2.curated.20191125, whole genome shotgun sequence includes:
- the LOC119660826 gene encoding proteoglycan 4, with protein MLRYIYLIGIITVIRGANIDNVPNVRVVKTVSSSISSEPAVVEQDGFETAHKITENREFETAHKITNERPIIKLLEEQDGSAGSSEDLMQQQNPQNLLSTKERPELNPVLSALINEDVMKSIESKRAIEESIEQTATPATVNILTTSQQPIKASDDDVLNEGLVDQSVNLEEAGSESNQKSRIQIKKGPNGVDYEYEYVYYYYDEDEKNEKGGKQKGQTTGEATAASRESSARGKSRYTNIERSTTSTPDNEIVGRGRGRSNAAATVADVEEGRLPQNTRFPPRNRGGDVTPAPEAAEPISEKNGRRTGVKRPSLDLVDNDTFNTDEKQVKSNRNIESELNKKTSEAPTSEDAEEQREEEIDPDIAGQTTSSDSEVENTTPLMEKAALDLYAIIANENFNMDSTTGDSVDVTTTDVPTTSAEELTTIMEEEPTTTTTTTTTTTPEPTTTTTTTTTTTPAPGRRGIGSGGRNRFRLKNGSTTTTTTEAPAEGGKPAGKTKGRFGGRPAFGSGRTPRPSKETKDEVKEEAHKEEAKPSSSSSLRGRTRNRFNLRGGSSGSTTEKSTDDNTIESKPASSTTRSRPARPQLNLRGRGRPGATTTPATSDSENEADAEKPTQATASVARPSRFNLGRPAGGANRLLPRGRINPLKPAPAAAAKEPAEGEPAEKKDEEPSDGDAAPAPASTDEESPAAGAPEDKPAQDAAPAAGGLNRLKNRPKIQITQKTAKAPAPVIVRKPNPLIGRRRIGASSSTTEAPASEDAADGEGGDDENVAGDSEDPKDEAASVSAPQIVEAASEQPARGLGLLANRRRLPLRKPGTLN; from the exons ATATTTAATTGGCATAATAACAGTGATAAGAGGAGCAAATATAGATAATGTTCCAAATGTGCGTGTAGTGAAAACAGTATCGAGCAGCATAAGCTCGGAACCGGCTGTTGTTGAACAAGATGGTTTCGAAACGGCACATAAAATAACCGAAAATCGAGAATTCGAAACAGCTCACAAGATAACCAACGAGCGACCAATCATCAAACTATTAGAAGAGCAAGATGGTTCCGCTGGCAGTTCAGAGGACCTTATGCAGCAGCAAAATCCACAAAATTTGTTATCAACCAAAGAACGGCCCGAATTAAATCCCGTGCTGAGCGCTTTGATTAATGAGGATGTGATGAAGAGCATTGAATCAAAACGTGCCATCGAGGAATCTATCGAGCAAACTGCTACCCCAGCTACTGTAAACATTCTTACCACTAGTCAACAACCCATCAAAGCCTCAGACGATGATGTCCTGAACGAAGGTCTGGTTGATCAATCGGTTAACTTGGAAGAAGCAGGTTCCGAATCGAACCAAAAATCCCGAATTCAAATCAAAAAGGGTCCAAATGGGGTTGACTACGAATACGAGTATGTTTACTACTATTACGATGAGGATGAAAAGAATGAGAAGGGTGGCAAACAGAAAGGTCAAACAACTGGTGAAGCTACTGCCGCATCAAGAGAAAGTTCTGCGCGAGGCAAGTCCCGCTATACCAACATCGAGCGTAGCACCACATCTACACCAGACAATGAAATAGTTGGACGGGGTCGTGGTCGGTCAAATGCCGCAGCAACTGTAGCTGATGTTGAAGAAGGTCGCTTACCACAAAACACACGTTTCCCGCCACGCAATCGCGGAGGAGATGTTACCCCCGCCCCTGAAGCAGCAGAACCAATAAGCGAAAAGAACGGGCGCCGAACTGGTGTGAAAAGACCAAGCCTGGACTTAGTTGATAACGACACGTTCAACACGGATGAGAAACAAGTTAAAAGTAACAGAAACATTGAAAGTGAACTGAATAAGAAAACATCTGAAGCACCCACATCTGAAGATGCTGAGGAACAACGCGAAGAAGAAATCGACCCTGACATTGCTGGACAAACAACTAGCTCCGATTCAGAAGTTGAAAACACAACCCCCTTGATGGAGAAGGCTGCATTGGATTTATATGCGATCATCGCAAATGAGAACTTCAACATGGACTCGACCACAGGAGATAGTGTCGATGTAACGACTACAGACGTGCCAACCACTAGCGCCGAGGAACTCACCACCATCATGGAAGAGGAACCCACTACGACCACTACCACAACTACCACAACCACTCCAGAACCAACAACAACCACCACGACTACTACGACTACAACTCCAGCCCCTGGTCGCCGAGGAATAGGTAGTGGCGGTAGAAATCGCTTCCGATTGAAGAACGGTAGCACAACCACGACAACTACGGAAGCGCCTGCTGAAGGTGGAAAACCAGCTGGAAAAACTAAAG GTCGATTTGGTGGTCGTCCAGCATTCGGTAGTGGACGTACCCCGCGTCCAAGCAAGGAAACTAAGGATGAAGTTAAAGAAGAAGCACATAAAGAGGAGGCGaaaccttcatcatcatcttcacttCGTGGCAGAA CACGTAACCGTTTCAACCTCCGCGGCGGCAGCAGTGGCtcgacaaccgaaaaatcaactGACGATAACACCATTGAATCCAAACCGGCCTCATCTACAACTCGCTCCCGACCGGCCCGACCACAATTGAACCTTCGCGGACGCGGACGTCCTGGTGCAACAACCACCCCAGCTACATCAGACAGTGAAAATGAAGCGGACGCTGAGAAACCGACTCAAGCAACAGCATCCGTAGCCCGTCCATCACGCTTTAATCTAGGTCGACCGGCAGGTGGTGCGAACCGATTGCTCCCTAGGGGACGTATCAATCCACTTAAACCTGCCCCCGCGGCCGCTGCCAAAGAACCTGCTGAAGGAGAACCTGCCGAAAAGAAAGACGAAGAGCCATCCGACGGTGACGCTGCCCCAGCTCCCGCTTCCACCGATGAAGAATCACCCGCAGCTGGAGCACCTGAAGACAAACCAGCCCAAGATGCTGCACCAGCTGCTGGTGGACTGAACCGTCTGAAAAATCgaccaaaaattcaaattacccAGAAGACTGCTAAAGCTCCAGCTCCAGTTATCGTTCGTAAACCAAACCCATTGATAGGAAGGAGACGTATCGGAGCCTCTTCATCAACAACAG AAGCTCCAGCCAGTGAGGATGCTGCCGATGGTGAGGGTGGAGATGATGAAAATGTAGCAGGTGATAGCGAGGATCCTAAGGATGAAGCAGCCTCGGTTTCAGCCCCACAAATTGTTGAAGCTGCCTCAGAGCAACCAGCACGAGGGCTAGGTTTACTGGCGAACCGAAGACGTTTACCTCTTCGAAAGCCTGGAACTCTTAACTGA
- the LOC119660939 gene encoding inactive rhomboid protein 1, protein MSTDDGIDYHKPLPQSQQKHHLHHSQNQHSLISSGPSNSSLSPSSSVTPTQSQQPSLNSLGLHQQSSSSAALTVNTIERRRKSSLSYQYQLQQINSADLCVGSGSPCPSLEPTLAVNASQTIANNVCSSSLQSGQNYSPSRYSQQHQHQQQDGCHLFSGRLSLHSIDRYDDSLATCCLPPPSPAPNSDRFVMGIPSPSISSTQQIHHYDQSPVQHGSSNLKYGSNTLQRTLSPSSRYRMSERYREAFPRCDRFVTATHFLANSTPLVSSDTYAYLSSAVHTPVKRYVPTPPPLTEIYTDISQSSHSPSQCSNNGGGGSQLPQAQNIPPQNQQHQQHASVSTLPYRFRMKCCSVADQGSSTSGLQPLPPPEQRISVTDHYVTTPRMRPMKCHMNGSSSNQQLSIATATPSPTVVHPTNQPVARQTRAACVVSEYMHRTPSVEFLGTGNGRVVTPVSVMSEPNSSTCLHCSTMRRTTGVHQTTQTTGPTSPVLQNSTTMNAPASNLGGIESTSTCGDQFNSTASPTPSSNPSQTSAGAVQPQQHHPNPANYPPVQSVPQPQPNPQMLSSHSGLIGRAPQPQPVPQQPQPQPQIQHHALPVSSQPLPHHHASLSSHSVNNSANNVLSATPQRNGTLTIRQQMQRLSRKQRLREYVRREIAKFFGVDVQTEEDEQLKWNERQKRLALRRFGPLKPELEPVYIGSRLRGERRSGGQYNPSPQVGDRPDILPAQTTDENQIHHLYNSCESGGYDHVPIEKKASVPSMIASGLSYIIQTLNKRQQRNQKQWSRSFAPTHITTLNGDNPGDMCEGLTALQEDEVFFDIGGNDLGCANGNQGPNGGQNHQNLHARQIYMGERVHGWRTSGEHQQYQHYHNHHQQAQNVGSCMAPGNNGGNGAAGTINGGGGLLGSQQRGGYRGTRISPQLLDGVLDNSRRPVAHKVKLFRSHELDDRNDHRPFFTYWINTVQILVLILSLICYGIGPIGIGVEQKSGQVLVTSLSLQTVQHQEQRNVWIGPRGHDLVHLGGKFAACMRRDVKIIEVIAKTRRQERETACCIRNDDSGCVQSSQADCSVRGLWPTKSISTWKKWSPGESGPGGRISGSVCGLDPKFCDAPASIAPYEWPDDITKWPICRKTNSFSQRFRFKDQTAEHMVCEVIGHPCCTGVFGECRITTREYCDFVNGYFHEEASLCSQVSCLNNVCGMFPFFSTEVPDQFYRLFTSLCLHAGIIHLAITVAFQHIFLADLERLIGPIRTAIVYIGSGLAGNLTSAILVPYKLEVGPLASLAGVLSSLVVLLLLIHWKQLKKPHLALMKLTVLVGTLFGMGTLPWQQNFAGLIAGLMCGMLLTIALVPFVSVTKYGRKSKINLIWTCMLFHLFVYAVMFVIFYIFPTEFTSFNFGDVLSGSMGTDGAGGSSGSFDTNILGGGNTIHQRHHHHGGEDIAMNGGVMPPSSLSSNNDQVSRNGSPLFTSMFQEQQSRYQQQTMQIQHHRNLNGNNMKTFSSSSIVACEKGSCAPPSRDNMITAGAEALTGSGQLGAGRGHADGIEISVMDFIDAKNGAVEDRLADNSLSDNRVKLFSNNKKNLNVNLASTVRKRLLMTDSINDAIVVLRENNVNSHHSTKGQVELYQRRGDTAGDEDDNSANEDNFVSNSHMLGIKYACHQVNYILLFMIYYIIILIVY, encoded by the exons ATGTCTACGGACGATGGAATCGACTATCACAAACCCCTTCCGCAATCACAGCAGAAACACCATCTTCATCATTCCCAGAATCAACATTCCCTTATATCATCCGGTCCGTCGAATTCATCGTTGAGTCCTAGCTCATCAGTGACTCCGACGCAGTCACAGCAACCATCACTGAACAGTCTAGGTCTACATCAGCAATCATCGTCTTCTGCTGCTTTAACAGTCAACACAATTGAGCGCCGAAGGAAATCCTCACTGAGCTATCAGTACCAACTCCAGCAGATAAACTCTGCAGATCTATGCGTTGGATCGGGATCACCCTGCCCATCTTTGGAACCAACTTTAGCCGTTAACGCTTCCCAAACGATCGCCAACAATGTCTGTTCATCGTCGTTGCAATCGGGGCAGAACTACTCACCAAGTCGTTATAGTCAGCAAcatcaacaccaacaacaagaTGGTTGCCACCTATTCAGTGGTCGACTCTCCCTCCATTCGATCGATCGCTACGACGATTCCTTGGCCACATGTTGCTTACCTCCGCCATCGCCTGCTCCCAATAGTGACCGCTTCGTTATGGGAATACCATCGCCTTCGATTTCGAGTACCCAGCAAATCCATCATTACGATCAGTCGCCGGTGCAGCATGGCTCGTCGAATCTCAAATATGGTAGCAACACCCTTCAGCGAACCCTTTCACCGAGCTCACGATACCGCATGTCAGAGCGTTATCGGGAGGCTTTCCCACGGTGTGATCGCTTCGTAACAGCAACTCATTTTTTGGCAAACAGCACGCCACTTGTCTCCAGTGATACCTATGCATATTTGTCATCAGCTGTACATACACCTGTAAAGCGGTATGTCCCAACGCCACCACCCCTTACCGAGATCTACACAGACATCTCCCAATCATCTCATTCACCTTCACAATGCTCTAACAACGGAGGCGGGGGATCGCAACTACCTCAAGCGCAAAACATCCCGCCTCAAAACCAGCAACATCAGCAACATGCAAGCGTAAGCACACTACCCTATCGCTTCCGGATGAAATGTTGTTCAGTAGCAGACCAGGGTTCCAGCACTTCTGGTCTCCAGCCATTACCACCTCCAGAGCAACGAATAAGCGTCACAGATCACTACGTAACTACGCCACGCATGAGACCCATGAAATGCCACATGAACGGATCCTCTTCAAATCAACAGCTATCCATTGCGACTGCTACCCCTTCCCCTACTGTTGTCCACCCCACTAATCAGCCAGTTGCTCGACAGACTCGAGCCGCCTGTGTGGTAAGCGAATATATGCATAGGACCCCTAGCGTGGAATTCTTGGGAACAGGAAATGGACGAGTCGTGACTCCGGTGAGCGTCATGTCTGAACCAAATAGCAGCACATGCTTGCATTGTAGCACAATGCGCCGTACAACAGGAGTCCACCAAACGACACAAACCACTGGACCAACCAGCCCCGTCCTACAAAACTCCACGACGATGAATGCACCTGCGTCCAATCTTGGAGGAATCGAATCGACTTCAACCTGCGGTGACCAGTTCAATTCCACCGCTTCCCCAACGCCTTCTTCAAACCCATCGCAGACTTCTGCGGGGGCGGTGCAACCTCAGCAACACCATCCCAATCCTGCAAACTACCCTCCCGTTCAATCAGTACCCCAGCCGCAACCAAATCCTCAGATGTTGTCCTCACATTCTGGACTAATTGGTAGAGCTCCTCAACCGCAGCCTGTACCGCAACAACCACAGCCGCAACCACAAATCCAGCATCATGCTCTGCCAGTATCATCACAACCCTTGCCACACCATCACGCTAGTTTGAGTAGTCACTCCGTGAATAATTCAGCGAATAACGTGCTAAGTGCAACCCCACAACGCAACGGAACTCTCACGATTCGTCAGCAAATGCAACGTCTTTCACGCAAACAGCGTCTGCGGGAGTATGTCCGCCGTGAAATAGCCAAATTTTTCGGGGTTGATGTACAGACAGAAGAGGATGAACAACTTAAGTGGAATGAGCGTCAGAAACGTTTAGCTCTGCGTCGATTTGGACCACTTAAACCAGAGTTGGAGCCAGTATATATTGGATCACGATTAAGGGGCGAAAGAAGGTCCGGAGGCCAATACAATCCCTCTCCGCAAGTTGGAGATCGCCCAGATATCCTCCCGGCACAAACTACGGACGAAAACCAGATCCACCACCTGTACAACAGCTGCGAATCCGGAGGCTATGACCACGTTCCGATCGAAAAGAAGGCATCTGTCCCCAGCATGATTGCTTCCGGGTTGTCTTACATAATCCAGACCCTTAACAAGAGGCAACAGCGGAACCAGAAGCAATGGTCGCGAAGCTTCGCCCCGACTCACATAACCACACTGAATGGCGACAATCCAGGCGATATGTGCGAAGGCCTAACAGCCCTTCAGGAGGATGAGGTATTCTTTGATATCGGTGGGAATGATCTGGGCTGCGCGAATGGTAACCAGGGACCTAACGGTGGCCAGAATCATCAGAATCTTCATGCTCGTCAGATTTATATGGGAGAGCGGGTTCATGGCTGGCGCACCTCGGGAGAACACCAGCAGTACCAGCACTATCACAATCACCATCAACAGGCACAAAATGTTGGGTCCTGTATGGCACCCGGAAACAACGGAGGAAACGGTGCGGCAGGTACCATCAATGGCGGTGGTGGACTATTAGGCAGTCAACAGCGAGGTGGCTACCGCGGTACTCGTATATCACCCCAACTCCTTGACGGTGTCCTGGACAATTCACGACGTCCTGTCGCTCACAAAGTCAAGTTATTTCGTTCCCATGAGCTGGATGATCGTAACGACCACCGCCCCTTTTTCACGTACTGGATTAATACTGTTCAGATCCTAGTTTTGATATTGTCCTTGATTTGTTACGGTATTGGTCCGATTGGTATTGGGGTCGAACAAAAATCAGGACAGGTGCTGGTAACAAGTTTGAGTCTGCAAACCGTTCAACATCAGGAGCAGAGAAATGTATGGATAGGTCCGCGTGGTCATGATTTGGTTCATTTAGGTGGTAAGTTTGCCGCTTGCATGAGAAGGGATGTAAAAATTATCGAAGTGATAGCGAAAACACGGCGCCAGGAACGAGAGACGGCTTGTTGTATTCGAAATGACGATTCAGGATGTGTACAGAGTTCACAAGCTGATTGTTCGGTGCGGGGACTATGGCCAACG AAGTCGATATCTACCTGGAAAAAATGGTCACCTGGTGAGTCGGGTCCAGGTGGCCGTATATCGGGATCAGTATGTGGTTTGGATCCGAAATTTTGTGATGCTCCAGCTTCCATTGCCCCGTACGAATGGCCCGACGACATAACGAAATGGCCAATCTGTCGTAAGACCAACTCATTTTCACAACGATTTCGCTTCAAGGATCAAACGGCCGAGCATATGGTTTGTGAAGTAATTGGACATCCTTGCTGTACGGGGGTGTTTGGGGAGTGTCGCATTACAACTCGGGAATATTGTGATTTTGTCAATGGGTATTTTCATGAGGAGGCGTCGCTCTGCTCGCAG GTGTCATGTCTGAATAACGTTTGCGGAATGTTCCCCTTCTTTTCGACCGAAGTTCCAGATCAATTCTATCGTCTTTTCACATCATTGTGCTTGCACGCGGGTATCATACATTTAGCTATCACGGTTGCCTTTCAACATATATTCTTAGCAGACTTAGAACGTTTGATAGGACCAATTCGAACGGCTATCGTGTACATCGGGTCCGGGCTAGCAGGCAATCTAACTAGTGCAATACTTGTCCCATATAAACTTGAG GTTGGACCATTAGCATCATTAGCCGGAGTATTATCGTCACTGGTCGTATTATTGCTGCTTATACAttggaaacaattgaaaaaaCCGCATTTAGCTCTTATGAAATTGACGGTTCTGGTAGGAACGCTGTTTGGTATGGGAACATTACCTTGGCAGCAAAATTTTGCTGGACTGATAGCTGGACTTATGTGCGGTATGCTGTTGACAATTGCTTTAGTACCATTCGTTAGTGTAACGAAATATGGAAGAAAATCAAAA ATTAATTTAATATGGACTTGTATGCTTTTTCATCTGTTCGTTTATGCAGTAATGTTCGTTatcttttatatatttccaaCCGAATTTACATCCTTTAACTTTGGTGATGTGCTAAGCGGAAGTATGGGAACCGATGGAGCTGGAGGTTCGAGCGGTTCATTCGACACTAACATATTAGGTGGCGGTAACACAATTCACCAACGACATCATCACCACGGCGGTGAAGATATTGCAATGAATGGGGGTGTCATGCCACCCTCATCCCTATCTAGTAACAATGACCAAGTTAGCCGAAATGGTAGTCCGCTGTTCACGTCAATGTTTCAAGAACAACAGTCGAGGTACCAACAGCAAACCATGCAGATACAGCACCATCGGAATCTCAATGGAAACAACATGAAGACCTTCAGTAGTAGTTCGATTGTAGCATGCGAGAAGGGAAGCTGCGCACCACCCTCCAGGGATAATATGATTACCGCTGGAGCGGAAGCTTTGACAGGTTCTGGCCAATTGGGAGCTGGTCGTGGACATGCGGACGGCATAGAAATATCAGTAATGGACTTTATAGATGCAAAAAATGGGGCTGTTGAGGATAGACTCGCCGATAACAGCTTATCTGATAATAGGGTAAAGTTAtttagtaataataaaaaaaatctaaacgtCAACCTGGCAAGCACTGTAAGGAAACGGCTGCTCATGACCGATAGTATCAATGATGCAATTGTGGTCCTTCGTGAGAATAATGTAAATAGCCATCATTCAACAAAAGGGCAAGTTGAATTGTACCAGAGGAGAGGGGATACGGCCGGTGACGAGGACGACAATTCAGCTAATGAAGACAATTTCGTCAGTAACAGTCATATGCTGGGCATTAAATATGCATGCCACCAAGTGAATTATATTCTATTATTCATGATATATTACATAATTATCTTAATTGTATATTAA
- the LOC119660871 gene encoding uncharacterized protein LOC119660871 has protein sequence MSLLRVMYKSRHVSAASSAFFHRKLCDNLPWTRHQIRTCSQQAANISPIQNIQKPRELDITASSQLKGNIEKSTERKGIIQRSLFKANVLIEELSHMDEVREAQDRVIQLKDKLIESGQQKRDILHKLSEIRRELKQIHADSIAIRRGTDGYLTLVHNEIRLLKDEERLQSEYDEADDEERKLFTHLTAAINDSYEKEKVHANTLRLWGLIGTLITSVFTLVLSTIGHYYHTTQLGLVGSKFKDTESIHREIRSLRDILLAMQAHSESEVKTKQKGPVANPQASGESWGAYFSRKISGIFRYFYPKKP, from the exons ATGTCACTCCTGCGTGTTATGTACAAATCGCGGCATGTCAGCGCGGCCAGCAGTGCATTTTTCCATCGAAAACTTTGTGATAACTTGCCATGGACCCGGCATCAAATCAGAACATGTTCGCAACAGGCAGCCAATATCTCGCCAATTCAAAACATTCAAAAGCCTCGGGAGCTCGATATCACGGCATCATCGCAACTCAAGGGGAATATAGAGAAATCAACGGAGAGAAAAGGAATCATCCAGCGATCTCTCTTCAAAGCCAATGTCCTCATTGAGGAACTTTCACATATGGATGAGGTGCGGGAGGCACAGGACAGGGTCATCCAGTTAAAG gataaactgatTGAGTCCGGGCAACAGAAGCGTGACATTCTCCACAAACTATCCGAGATCAGGCGGGAATTGAAGCAAATCCATGCAGACAGTATTGCGATCAGACGAGGCACTGATGGCTACCTGACCCTCGTTCACAATGAAATTAGATTGCTCAAGGACGAGGAGCGGCTGCAGTCCGAGTATGATGAAGCCGATGACGAGGAACGCAAGCTTTTCACTCATTTGACCGCCGCAATCAATGACTCATACGAGAAGGAGAAAGTGCATGCCAACACGCTTCGTCTTTGGGGCTTAATCGGAACCCTAATAACATCGGTATTCACCTTGGTATTGTCCACAATCGGTCATTACTATCACACAACGCAACTGGGCCTGGTGGGCAGTAAATTCAAAGATACCGAGAGCATACACCGAGAGATCCGTTCGCTGCGTGATATTTTGTTGGCTATGCAGGCACATAGCGAATCGGAGGTGAAGACTAAGCAGAAGGGACCAGTTGCAAACCCTCAGGCATCTGGAGAATCGTGGGGAGCGTACTTCTCACGGAAAATTAGCGgcatttttagatatttttatcCAAAGAAGCCTTAG